In Trueperaceae bacterium, a genomic segment contains:
- the raiA gene encoding ribosome-associated translation inhibitor RaiA → MKIYELKGRNLEVTDAMRSYAEEKLGRLERFGPVMDARVVMSFGGDGVEEPARVEVQVKVPNGLIRAEERGRDTYAAVDKVIDKLERQMKKFKGRFLAKRTEEVPAPPLPEPEPDGPAIVRVKRHVLRPMAPEDAALQMEALGHNFFMFRNLETDEINVIYLRHDGDYGLIEPAN, encoded by the coding sequence ATGAAGATCTACGAGCTGAAGGGGCGCAACCTCGAGGTCACGGATGCCATGCGCAGCTACGCCGAGGAGAAGCTCGGCCGGTTGGAGCGCTTCGGCCCGGTCATGGACGCCCGCGTCGTGATGTCGTTCGGCGGCGACGGCGTCGAAGAGCCAGCAAGGGTCGAGGTTCAGGTGAAGGTCCCGAACGGTCTGATCAGGGCAGAGGAACGGGGTCGCGACACCTACGCGGCGGTCGACAAGGTCATCGACAAGCTTGAGCGGCAGATGAAGAAGTTCAAGGGCCGGTTCCTCGCGAAGCGCACCGAGGAGGTGCCTGCTCCGCCCCTGCCGGAGCCTGAACCGGACGGTCCCGCGATCGTTCGTGTGAAGCGGCACGTGCTGAGGCCGATGGCGCCGGAGGACGCAGCACTGCAGATGGAGGCGCTGGGGCACAACTTCTTCATGTTCCGCAATCTCGAGACCGACGAGATAAACGTGATCTACCTGCGGCACGACGGAGATTACGGACTCATCGAACCGGCGAACTAG